The following are from one region of the Stigmatella ashevillena genome:
- a CDS encoding phage tail protein encodes MADADYPPVGLFYAVRIGVLSTETDSRFKEASGLSVELSVEEVGEGGENRFRHRLPGAARYPNLVLRRGMVVKTMPLYLWCKATLQANFALPIIPQTVQVILLNEKAQPLRTWTLMNAWPVKWSVSDFHSMEAEVVIETLELSYQYFEVS; translated from the coding sequence ATGGCGGACGCCGATTACCCACCCGTTGGCCTCTTCTACGCGGTCCGCATCGGCGTCCTGTCCACGGAGACGGACTCGCGCTTCAAGGAGGCCTCGGGCCTGTCCGTGGAACTGAGCGTCGAGGAGGTGGGCGAGGGCGGGGAGAACCGGTTCAGGCACCGCCTGCCGGGAGCTGCCCGCTATCCCAACCTCGTCCTCCGGCGGGGGATGGTGGTGAAGACGATGCCGCTGTACCTGTGGTGCAAGGCCACGCTGCAAGCCAACTTCGCCCTCCCCATCATCCCGCAGACGGTCCAGGTCATCCTGCTCAACGAGAAGGCCCAGCCGCTCAGGACCTGGACCCTGATGAACGCCTGGCCGGTGAAGTGGAGCGTCTCGGACTTCCACTCCATGGAGGCCGAGGTGGTCATCGAGACGCTGGAGCTGTCCTACCAGTACTTCGAGGTCTCCTAG
- a CDS encoding CIS tube protein encodes MSLPTKLVIKAYKTPDFSGEAGAYTVRVNPEKYSQSFEVRYNEEGSAGSMNVPLTFDHMLPSRLRFELLFDVTGALPNSATDLAEEINSFLSVVYNYQGSIHEPYYLKLYWGSLVFGARLMDLQLQYTLFRPDGSPLRARAEVSFASFVDPKTMAKQENKQSADLTHVVTVREGDSLPLLCQRIYGDATCYPWVARANGLTHFQRLRAGTRLVFPPMK; translated from the coding sequence GTGTCCTTGCCCACCAAGCTCGTCATCAAGGCGTATAAGACACCCGACTTCTCCGGCGAGGCGGGGGCCTACACCGTCCGCGTCAACCCAGAGAAATACAGCCAGAGCTTCGAGGTGCGCTACAACGAGGAGGGCTCCGCGGGCTCTATGAACGTGCCACTCACGTTCGATCACATGCTGCCCTCGCGGCTGCGCTTCGAGCTGCTCTTTGACGTGACAGGGGCCCTGCCCAACAGCGCGACGGACCTGGCGGAGGAGATCAACAGCTTCCTCTCGGTGGTCTACAACTACCAGGGCAGCATCCACGAGCCCTACTACCTGAAGCTTTACTGGGGCTCGCTGGTGTTCGGCGCGCGGTTGATGGACTTGCAACTCCAGTACACGCTCTTTCGTCCGGATGGTTCGCCGCTGCGGGCGCGTGCCGAGGTCTCCTTCGCCAGCTTCGTCGATCCGAAGACGATGGCGAAGCAGGAGAACAAGCAGTCCGCGGACCTGACCCACGTGGTGACCGTGCGGGAGGGAGACAGCCTGCCGTTGCTCTGCCAGCGCATCTACGGAGATGCCACGTGCTACCCCTGGGTGGCCCGAGCCAACGGGCTGACCCACTTCCAGCGCCTGCGGGCGGGCACGCGCCTCGTCTTTCCGCCGATGAAGTAG
- a CDS encoding aldo/keto reductase: MTAAASLPAAAAGTFRLGDTVIARMGFGAMRITGQGIWGEPRDIEEARRVLRRAVELGVQLIDTADSYGPDVSERIIGETLSPYAQGLLIATKGGLTRSGPGGWHANCHPEHLTKALEGSLRRLRVERIDVYQLHTVDPQVPFEDSVGTLARLREQGKIRHVGLSNVSVEQLRQARKIVPIVSVQNRYNLTTRRSEDVLVECEKEGIGFLPWSPLSASALATEGSPLIQAAKRHGVTPGQLALAWLLHRSPVMLPIPGTSSVKHLDENTAAAAVKLTPEEVRALE; the protein is encoded by the coding sequence ATGACTGCTGCCGCTTCGCTTCCCGCCGCCGCCGCCGGTACGTTCCGGCTCGGGGATACGGTCATTGCCCGCATGGGGTTCGGTGCCATGCGCATCACGGGCCAGGGCATTTGGGGAGAGCCCAGAGACATTGAGGAGGCCCGGCGGGTCCTCCGCCGCGCGGTGGAGCTGGGCGTTCAGCTCATCGACACGGCGGACTCCTACGGCCCGGATGTGTCCGAGCGCATCATCGGTGAGACGCTCTCCCCTTACGCGCAGGGGCTGCTCATCGCGACGAAGGGAGGGCTGACCCGGAGCGGACCGGGAGGGTGGCATGCCAACTGCCACCCAGAGCACCTCACGAAGGCGCTGGAGGGGAGCCTTCGTCGGCTGCGCGTCGAGCGCATCGACGTGTATCAGCTCCACACGGTGGATCCGCAGGTGCCATTCGAGGACTCGGTAGGGACCCTCGCGCGCCTGCGCGAACAAGGGAAGATCCGTCACGTGGGGCTGTCGAATGTGTCGGTGGAACAGCTCCGGCAGGCGCGGAAGATCGTCCCCATCGTCTCGGTGCAGAACCGCTACAACCTGACGACCCGGCGCAGCGAGGACGTGCTGGTGGAGTGTGAGAAAGAGGGCATCGGCTTTCTGCCCTGGTCCCCCCTCTCCGCCAGCGCCCTGGCCACGGAGGGGAGCCCTCTCATCCAAGCGGCGAAGCGGCACGGTGTCACCCCGGGACAGCTCGCGCTCGCGTGGCTGCTGCACCGCTCACCGGTGATGCTGCCCATCCCCGGGACTTCCTCCGTGAAGCACCTGGACGAGAACACAGCGGCAGCCGCCGTGAAGCTGACGCCCGAAGAAGTCCGCGCGCTGGAGTAG
- a CDS encoding DUF5908 family protein, translating to MPIEIRELVIRAVVGAPPAPGRARLRDEDLERLKRELVAECLERLAEERAAKGRR from the coding sequence ATGCCCATCGAGATCCGCGAGCTTGTCATCCGTGCCGTGGTCGGCGCCCCGCCCGCTCCGGGCCGTGCCCGGCTCCGCGACGAGGACCTCGAGCGGCTCAAGCGAGAGCTTGTCGCCGAGTGCCTGGAGCGCCTGGCCGAGGAACGCGCGGCGAAGGGCCGACGCTGA
- the vgrG gene encoding type VI secretion system tip protein VgrG translates to MPASSPFTATSDLTTFALVANGRELDGSYQVLSIQVVSALNRLPFAQVELVDGSAAQGAFPLSASTTLAPGVTLEVKLGYHGDNQTVFSGVVTRQAIRKRGKGPAVLQVEARDKAVKMTLSRGSAIFTDTTDSEVLGKLIRAHGLSAKVASTSPKLKELTQFYSTDWDFLVTRAEANGMVVAVNAGTVSVVAPDPSTSPALGVTFGTDVLDFRLEEDAPSQWSSVRCSSWDYKSQKMIEATAKVSEANALGSPSSKKLAEVASPSEVEFQSSAPWAQDSLKAWAQGLMLRSELAKIRGEVRFQGSSKVEPGKTLSLEGFGDRFDGTAFLSAVTHDVAEGRWTTRVEVGLEEKPFVETVPVTGPAAAGLLPGVVGLQNGVVKQIDKDPDGNVRVLVQIPVVGMKDGVWARLGSPYATSKAGIFFYPEVGDEVILGFVNEDPGNPIILGSLYSGSKKAPPFTPDAKNSHKAIKTNAGLEILFDEEGKVLTLQTPHGNKLVLSDEGDTITLQDKHENQIKMSATGIEIKSATKLTLTGKTGVSVQASVGNVEISAEAGKVEASGLEVELSAEIELKASGTAKASLQAAGETSIQGALVRIN, encoded by the coding sequence ATGCCCGCCTCTTCCCCTTTTACGGCCACCAGCGATCTCACCACCTTTGCCCTGGTGGCCAACGGGCGCGAACTGGACGGCTCCTACCAGGTGCTCTCCATCCAGGTGGTGAGCGCGCTCAACCGCCTGCCCTTCGCGCAGGTGGAACTGGTGGATGGCAGCGCGGCCCAGGGGGCCTTCCCCTTGAGCGCCTCCACCACGCTGGCGCCCGGCGTGACGCTGGAGGTGAAGCTGGGCTACCACGGGGACAACCAGACCGTCTTCTCGGGGGTGGTGACGCGGCAGGCGATCCGCAAGCGCGGCAAGGGCCCCGCTGTCCTTCAGGTGGAGGCGCGGGACAAGGCGGTGAAGATGACCCTCTCCCGCGGCAGCGCCATCTTCACGGACACCACGGACTCGGAGGTGCTGGGCAAGCTCATCCGCGCCCATGGCCTGAGCGCCAAGGTGGCCAGCACCAGCCCCAAGCTGAAGGAGCTGACGCAATTCTACTCCACGGACTGGGACTTCCTTGTCACCCGCGCGGAGGCCAATGGGATGGTGGTGGCGGTGAACGCGGGCACCGTGTCCGTGGTGGCACCGGATCCTTCCACCTCTCCGGCGCTCGGGGTCACCTTCGGCACGGACGTCCTGGACTTTCGCCTGGAGGAGGACGCGCCCTCGCAGTGGAGTTCAGTGCGCTGCTCCTCGTGGGATTACAAGAGCCAGAAGATGATCGAGGCCACGGCCAAGGTCTCCGAGGCCAATGCCCTGGGCAGCCCCAGCAGCAAGAAGCTGGCGGAGGTGGCCAGCCCCAGCGAGGTGGAGTTCCAGTCCAGCGCCCCGTGGGCCCAGGACAGCCTCAAGGCCTGGGCCCAGGGCCTCATGCTGCGCTCCGAGCTGGCGAAGATCCGCGGCGAGGTGCGCTTTCAGGGCTCCTCCAAGGTGGAGCCGGGCAAGACGCTGAGCCTGGAGGGCTTTGGCGACCGCTTCGATGGCACGGCCTTCCTCTCCGCCGTCACCCACGACGTGGCGGAGGGCCGGTGGACGACCCGCGTGGAGGTGGGGTTGGAGGAGAAGCCCTTCGTGGAGACGGTGCCGGTGACGGGGCCGGCCGCCGCGGGTCTCTTGCCCGGCGTGGTGGGGCTCCAGAATGGCGTCGTCAAGCAGATCGACAAGGACCCGGATGGCAACGTCCGGGTGCTGGTGCAGATCCCCGTGGTGGGCATGAAGGACGGCGTGTGGGCCCGGTTGGGCTCGCCCTATGCCACCAGCAAGGCCGGCATCTTCTTCTATCCCGAGGTGGGGGACGAGGTCATCCTGGGCTTCGTCAACGAGGACCCTGGCAACCCCATCATTCTCGGCAGCCTGTACAGCGGCTCGAAGAAGGCGCCTCCCTTCACGCCGGACGCGAAGAACAGCCACAAGGCCATCAAGACGAACGCCGGGCTGGAGATCCTCTTCGATGAGGAGGGCAAGGTCCTCACGCTCCAGACGCCCCATGGCAACAAGCTCGTGCTCTCGGACGAGGGAGACACCATCACCCTCCAAGACAAGCACGAGAACCAGATCAAGATGTCGGCCACGGGCATCGAGATCAAAAGCGCCACGAAACTGACGCTGACGGGAAAGACAGGCGTCTCGGTGCAGGCCAGTGTGGGCAACGTGGAGATCAGCGCCGAAGCGGGCAAGGTCGAGGCCTCGGGGCTCGAAGTGGAACTCAGCGCGGAGATTGAACTGAAGGCGTCGGGGACGGCCAAGGCCTCGTTGCAGGCGGCCGGAGAGACCAGCATTCAGGGCGCCCTGGTGCGCATCAACTGA
- a CDS encoding phage tail protein, with product MADDGSTQNAIWPLPSFSFQVSWGSEQKIAFQEVTGLEAETQVIEYRHSNSPNYSTIKMPGISKYSNITMKKGIFVHDQRFWDWYSKITMNTYPRVTVVVQLLDEKQQPTMVWTLKNAWITKISGPSLKSDGNEVAVESVEVAHEGLTVANA from the coding sequence GTGGCAGACGACGGCAGCACTCAAAATGCGATATGGCCTCTTCCGAGCTTCAGCTTCCAGGTGAGCTGGGGTTCGGAGCAGAAGATTGCCTTCCAAGAAGTGACGGGCCTGGAGGCGGAGACGCAGGTCATCGAGTACCGGCACAGCAACAGCCCGAACTACTCGACGATCAAGATGCCCGGCATCTCCAAGTACAGCAACATCACGATGAAGAAGGGCATCTTCGTCCACGACCAGCGCTTCTGGGATTGGTACTCGAAGATCACCATGAACACCTACCCCCGCGTCACGGTGGTGGTGCAACTCCTGGACGAGAAGCAGCAGCCCACGATGGTGTGGACGCTGAAGAACGCGTGGATCACGAAGATCAGTGGTCCCTCGCTGAAGTCGGACGGGAACGAGGTGGCCGTGGAGTCCGTCGAGGTGGCCCACGAAGGCCTCACGGTGGCCAACGCGTAA
- a CDS encoding eCIS core domain-containing protein: MVTQLRTPTPENQTGLPSNLKSGIEALSGVSLNDTRVHYNSGKPSQLHALAYTQGSDIHLGAGQEKHLAHEAWHVVQQKQGRVRPTLHMSGQSINDDRSLEREADMMGSKALQFQLAEGSPALSPGASPSFPVVQRKQVNLDDYLDEAIADNQGDPEWDPQWTWALTELKQNSQYREHLPKTLDDVNADDAEKLVAVLRALAGLGGGTPNVYRLAQQAIQRHAKIESTGQSTGMATLSVAGGSLTGRPDFPTGTKQQIPLLTGQHRRHVLAWHSIRGFIDLAYQSRKALLLQTIRANLPNASIQAAVTEGTKALGKDPSVPQPLTDEETLKLGLFVMNGNPRNLWAGKGSVNSAINTAQGHLNKSLAAAQSLANLQTLVGVWEGANGKPVYKMATTLAASVLKEALADVQGFVEPTQEPQAVTYVKSRIHHWVISNLEIDSLGDSKAQNQVAVSKFLALQAPINTVWAVESGEVAFSDVPDTALEKVIQEYMTY; the protein is encoded by the coding sequence GTGGTCACCCAGCTTCGCACACCAACCCCTGAAAATCAGACCGGGCTCCCCTCGAATCTGAAATCAGGCATTGAGGCGCTGTCTGGGGTTTCCCTCAACGACACGCGGGTCCACTACAACTCCGGCAAGCCCTCACAGTTGCACGCGTTGGCCTACACGCAAGGCTCCGACATCCATCTCGGCGCGGGACAGGAGAAACACCTGGCCCATGAAGCATGGCATGTGGTCCAGCAAAAGCAGGGGCGGGTTCGCCCGACCCTGCACATGTCCGGTCAGTCCATCAACGACGACCGCTCGCTCGAGCGAGAGGCGGACATGATGGGCAGCAAGGCCTTGCAATTCCAGCTCGCGGAGGGCTCACCCGCGCTGTCTCCTGGCGCCTCGCCCTCCTTCCCGGTCGTGCAGCGAAAGCAGGTGAACCTCGACGACTACCTGGACGAGGCCATTGCCGACAACCAAGGTGACCCCGAATGGGACCCCCAGTGGACCTGGGCCCTGACGGAACTCAAGCAGAACAGCCAGTACCGGGAACACCTTCCGAAGACGCTGGATGATGTGAACGCAGACGACGCTGAAAAGCTGGTGGCCGTTTTGAGAGCGCTGGCGGGCCTGGGGGGTGGCACGCCCAACGTCTACCGGCTGGCGCAGCAAGCCATCCAGCGGCATGCCAAGATCGAGTCGACCGGGCAATCCACGGGCATGGCGACCCTCTCGGTGGCCGGAGGGAGCCTGACAGGACGCCCCGACTTTCCCACCGGGACGAAACAGCAGATTCCCCTTCTGACCGGCCAGCACCGACGCCACGTGCTCGCCTGGCATTCGATCCGGGGGTTCATCGATCTCGCCTACCAGAGCCGCAAGGCCCTCCTCCTCCAGACCATCCGCGCCAACCTCCCGAATGCCAGCATTCAGGCAGCCGTCACGGAAGGAACGAAGGCGCTGGGCAAGGATCCCTCGGTCCCGCAGCCCTTGACCGACGAAGAGACACTCAAACTGGGCCTCTTCGTGATGAATGGAAACCCTCGCAATCTCTGGGCAGGCAAAGGCAGTGTGAACAGCGCCATCAACACGGCGCAGGGCCACCTGAACAAATCGCTGGCTGCGGCACAGTCATTGGCGAACCTGCAAACCTTGGTGGGCGTCTGGGAGGGCGCGAACGGCAAGCCTGTCTACAAGATGGCAACCACCCTGGCCGCCAGTGTCCTGAAAGAGGCGCTCGCCGATGTCCAGGGCTTCGTGGAGCCCACCCAAGAGCCACAGGCGGTCACCTATGTGAAGAGTCGGATTCATCACTGGGTGATCTCCAACCTGGAGATTGACTCACTGGGTGACAGCAAGGCGCAAAACCAGGTGGCGGTCTCGAAGTTCCTTGCCCTGCAAGCCCCGATCAACACGGTATGGGCCGTCGAGAGCGGCGAGGTGGCGTTCTCGGATGTGCCCGATACCGCCTTGGAGAAGGTGATCCAGGAGTACATGACGTACTGA